Proteins encoded by one window of Antechinus flavipes isolate AdamAnt ecotype Samford, QLD, Australia chromosome 4, AdamAnt_v2, whole genome shotgun sequence:
- the ADPRM gene encoding manganese-dependent ADP-ribose/CDP-alcohol diphosphatase isoform X3, whose translation MDKNPNSEAIDEISKSIPGTVDGISEPCFSFGVISDIQYADLEDGYNFLRTKTRYYRYSLRHLQGAIEEWNEESNHLFFVLQLGDIIDGFNAQYKASEESLKNVLKEFKKLRAPVHHTWGNHEFYNFSRHYLRNSKLNTKFLGDQIAHYPETIPSENYYAYHFVPFPKFRFILLDAYDLSVLGMDQSSPKYQDCMKMLKEKNPNKELNSPQGLSEPQFVQYNGGFSQDQLDWFNAVLTFSDTNQEKVVVVDFFGKSKKDIWNAYINRILWLKGTIRNFSSSSFGR comes from the exons ATGGATAAAAACCCCAATTCAGAAGCCATAGATGAGATCTCAAAATCCATCCCAGGAACCGTAGATGGAATCTCAGAACCATGCTTCAGTTTTGGAGTTATATCAGATATTCAATATGCTGATTTAGAAGATGGCTATAATTTCCTAAGAACCAAAACGAGATACTACCGATACAGTCTTCGTCATCTCCAAGGGGCTATCGAAGAGTGGAATGAAGAAAGCAATCACCTCTTTTTTGTGTTACAACTTGGTGATATCATTGATGGGTTTAATGCACAGTATAAAGCATCAGAAGAGTCACTAAAAAATGTCCTGAAGGAATTTAAAAAACTCAGAGCCCCTGTTCATCACACATGGGGAAATCATGAATTCTACAACTTCAGCAGGCACTATTTAAGAAACTCTAAGCTCAACACAAAGTTTTTAGGAGACCAGATTGCACACTATCCTGAGACCATACCTTCAGAAAACTATTATGCTTACCACTTTGTACCTTTCCCTAAATTTCGGTTCATTTTACTTGATGCTTATGATCTAAGTGTTCTTGGAATGGATCAATCTTCTCCAAAATATCAAGATTGTATGAAGATGCTGAAGGAGAAGAATCCAAATAAGGAACTGAATAGCCCTCAAG gactttctgaacctcagtttgtCCAGTATAATGGAGGATTCAGTCAGGACCAATTAGACTGGTTCAATGCAGTTCTTACTTTCTCCGATACAAACCAAGAAAAGGTAGTGGTTGTGG ACTTCTTTGGGAAGAGCAAAAAGGATATCTGGAATGCATACATTAATAGGATTTTATGGCTGAAAGGAACCAtaagaaatttttcttcctcatcgtttggcagatga